One genomic segment of Heptranchias perlo isolate sHepPer1 chromosome 3, sHepPer1.hap1, whole genome shotgun sequence includes these proteins:
- the LOC137306272 gene encoding glucagon family neuropeptides-like isoform X2 translates to MSNKATIAFMVVYGIIMHCSVYCSPTGVKYPGLRVEDEAYDEEGNSLPDLTYEADRNGIRIPSSVIDDVNTLYYPPEKRTERHADGMFNKRLRALLALEKATLLLLSSIHTKRDGGSNVEKDTEPLSKRHSDGIFTDSYSRYRKQMAVKKYLAAVLGKRYKQRVKNKGRRVFYL, encoded by the exons ATGTCTAACAAAGCGACGATAGCATTTATGGTTGTGTATGGGATCATAATGCATTGCAGTGTCTACTGTTCACCGACTGGAGTGAAGTACCCAGGACTTAG GGTTGAAGATGAGGCGTATGATGAAGAAGGAAACTCACTACCGGATTTGACTTACGAAGCTGATCGAAATGGCATTCGAATTCCTTCATCGGTGATTGACGATGTGAACACGTTATACTATCCGCCGGAGAAAAG AACAGAAAGACATGCTGATGGGATGTTTAATAAACGCCTAAGGGCATTGTTGGCGCTGGAAAAAGCAACTCTATTACTTCTGTCCTCCATTCATACAAAGCGCGATGG TGGCAGCAATGTTGAGAAGGATACAGAACCCCTGTCAAAGCGACATTCCGATGGCATCTTTACCGACAGCTACAGCCGTTATAGGAAACAGATGGCTGTCAAGAAATACCTGGCAGCCGTCCTGGGGAAAAGGTATAAACAAAGGGTTAAAAATAAAGGACGCCGAGTATTCTATTTGTAG
- the LOC137306272 gene encoding glucagon family neuropeptides-like isoform X1, with protein sequence MSNKATIAFMVVYGIIMHCSVYCSPTGVKYPGLRVEDEAYDEEGNSLPDLTYEADRNGIRIPSSVIDDVNTLYYPPEKSGSNVEKDTEPLSKRHSDGIFTDSYSRYRKQMAVKKYLAAVLGKRYKQRVKNKGRRVFYL encoded by the exons ATGTCTAACAAAGCGACGATAGCATTTATGGTTGTGTATGGGATCATAATGCATTGCAGTGTCTACTGTTCACCGACTGGAGTGAAGTACCCAGGACTTAG GGTTGAAGATGAGGCGTATGATGAAGAAGGAAACTCACTACCGGATTTGACTTACGAAGCTGATCGAAATGGCATTCGAATTCCTTCATCGGTGATTGACGATGTGAACACGTTATACTATCCGCCGGAGAAAAG TGGCAGCAATGTTGAGAAGGATACAGAACCCCTGTCAAAGCGACATTCCGATGGCATCTTTACCGACAGCTACAGCCGTTATAGGAAACAGATGGCTGTCAAGAAATACCTGGCAGCCGTCCTGGGGAAAAGGTATAAACAAAGGGTTAAAAATAAAGGACGCCGAGTATTCTATTTGTAG